tgtgaccccatgtatacaggtatataaaataggtatacaaatcaaacatttattgataataaatcataattttgtgacccccacattcaattataagACCCCATCTGGGGtagcaacccacagtttaagaagctttgaattagatggtctctgaggtctcttccagctgaGATTATAGTTTTTGTCAGGCCAGTGGTGGAACAGAATTCAGTTTTCACAAACTCAGTCCCCAGACTACTTGTTAGAAATATAAAGGGAGGTCTCACAACAATCCAGTATCAGTGagatttcctcttattttttccttctgatcgGTGCTAACTGATCCAAGGCCCTTGCGGCAGCTTTTGCTGAGCCCCAGGATATCAAGGAGACATCCATTCCTGGCTCTTTCTCTACTCTGGGCTTTGCTGGGATCCTGGCTCTTGGAAGGTGATGATGGAAGGGCGTTTAGGAGTAGTGTGGGGAGACCAGCAGGGGGACTTCCAGGTCTCCCTGTCCCCAGGCAGGGCATCATCCGAGGAACCAGTCAGCTCTTCCCCTTGCCAGGTCAGGGCCAACTCTAGATCCAGCTCCTCCATGTCTTCACCTTCTAGGCTGCTGGGCAACTCCCTTATTGACTCTTGCGGCTCTGGCTTCGGCCCAAAGGCCCAATCTGCACAAAGAATATAGATAGGACaacctttttcctcttcttgagCTTCTCCTCCCACCTTAACCAAGGGCCTATAAGATCAGCAAGGGTCAGAAGCACCCTTTATTTTCCAGATACAAAAGCAGAGAGAAAATAGGGAATATACCCATGCTCTGACACAGGCCCAGGACACAAAGCTAGGTGTCCTGGCTCTTACCTGAGGTTCTCT
This sequence is a window from Sminthopsis crassicaudata isolate SCR6 chromosome 1, ASM4859323v1, whole genome shotgun sequence. Protein-coding genes within it:
- the SMIM44 gene encoding small integral membrane protein 44 isoform X2 — its product is MVGGWGSRHLLEEEFEDQTKEPPMFEDYRPPALDSVPLPKYVLYLLLAALVVIAVAYAIVGHLIKDLMHDLADWAFGPKPEPQESIRELPSSLEGEDMEELDLELALTWQGEELTGSSDDALPGDRETWKSPCWSPHTTPKRPSIITFQEPGSQQSPE